A single genomic interval of Pangasianodon hypophthalmus isolate fPanHyp1 chromosome 8, fPanHyp1.pri, whole genome shotgun sequence harbors:
- the depdc1a gene encoding DEP domain-containing protein 1A isoform X1, with the protein MDSHIITPGPYRATKLWNEVTKLFRAGMPVKKHRQHLKAYPNCFTATAAVDWLHDLLRNNCNFGPEVTRQQTVQLLKKFLKNHVIEDVKGRWGVEDLDDNSQLYRFPPTSPLKPIPASSQGTRKKSLSLKDRDSFFKLRGSKKFDKEIQENIAPAVEDSSNGSSSEDAVHCREVTEEEIQDIWKNVTLTHLQKLLGLPSLEDVLNPAEVNSHFIMYNMTKVNKHGVVTLEDKTEDLPHWVLSAMKCLANWPKFDQPSYPGFERDVFKSVSDYFHSLPQPMLTFQYYELFVNVLVLCGYATAPSTQRGKRKNLEELSCPQPAKAPHLNSANAFRSTECLLLSLIRKESFEETESPMKEVFATKIKTQFAGSRAHSNGRPLNRFPLRSCSLERILDESADSCPKWELFRSAESLASFRTNSTDSSSPQGSSPADMESKPDGSSSVSSNTSPSETCPTTETSQSNSSSSSHLSSERQPTSQRTARLRPRSIGNCLDILEHREMSASCFSINAPIAEITMRPDLSSSTVNLRGPGFVRLHGSCLDVSTGPSNSRRYHSSLDLCKPVVPSRPSMSSVARRLSPEQSLLQPSLERLAIEALQLCTLLLPPVSRRKLQLLLRMISRMSQNVDMPRLHDTIGTRTLMVQTFSRCVLSCEEEVDLDELLATRLLSFLMDHHQEVLQVPMYLRNAVEQHIAYLRSQKRLPLQTYAFCKQISTQEFEEQKLSLSQAAVAELLESIIKDKGMSVKEKKKKLRLFQKEYPDIYSRRFPTTESEAQLFADKPKIKPPMLIGMRKAKAFSIRN; encoded by the exons ATGGACTCGCACATTATCACACCAGGTCCTTACAGAGCCACTAAACtg tggAATGAAGTAACTAAGCTTTTCCGGGCGGGGATGCCTGTGAAGAAGCATCGGCAGCACTTGAAGGCTTATCCGAACTGCTTCACCGCCACCGCAGCTGTAGACTGGTTGCACGACCTCCTCAGAAACAACTGTAACTTTGGACCTGAGGTCACCAGGCAGCAGACTGTCCAGCTTTTAAAGAAGTTCTTAAAAAATCATGTCATTGAGGATGTAAAAGGACGATGGGGTGTGGAGGACTTGGACGACAACAGTCAGCTCTATAG GTTTCCACCAACATCACCGCTGAAGCCGATCCCTGCTAGTTCTCAAGGCACAAGGAAAAAGAGTTTGTCTTTGAAGGACAGAGACAGCTTCTTCAAACTGAGAGGTTCCAAGAAATTTGACAAAGAAATCCAA GAAAATATAGCTCCAGCTGTAGAAGATTCTTCCAACGGCTCATCCTCAGAAGATGCTGTACACTGTAGAGAAGTCACAGAGGAAGAAATTCAGGATATTTGGAAGAATGTAACATTGACACA tttACAGAAGTTGCTGGGTTTGCCATCTCTGGAAGATGTTTTGAATCCAGCAGAAGTAAATTCTCACTTCATTATGTATAACATGACCAAAGTGAACAAGCATGGAGTTGTTACTTTGGAAGATAAGACGG AGGATTTGCCCCACTGGGTTTTGTCAGCTATGAAATGTCTTGCAAACT GGCCAAAGTTTGACCAGCCATCTTACCCAGGCTTTGAGAGGGATGTCTTCAAATCAGTGTCTGACTATTTTCACAGTCTTCCCCAGCCAATGCTGACCTTTCAGTACTATGAATTGTTTGTTAATGTTCTGG TTTTGTGCGGTTATGCCACTGCTCCCAGTACTCAGCGTGGAAAGCGTAAAAACCTGGAGGAGCTGAGCTGTCCGCAGCCAGCTAAAGCCCCTCATCTGAACTCTGCCAATGCCTTTAGATCCACTGAGTGCCTCTTGCTGAGTTTGATAAGAAAGGAGTCCTTTGAGGAGACTGAGTCCCCCATGAAAGAGGTGTTTGCCACTAAAATTAAGACCCAGTTTGCGGGCTCAAGGGCACACTCCAATGGACGTCCACTTAACAGGTTTCCACTCAGGAGTTGCTCTTTGGAAAGAATCCTGGATGAATCTGCAGATTCATGCCCAAAATGGGAGCTCTTCAGGTCTGCTGAAAGTCTAGCATCCTTCAGGACTAACAGCACTGACAGTTCCTCCCCTCAAGGAAGTTCTCCAGCAGATATGGAGTCTAAACCTGATGGTTCTTCCTCCGTGTCCTCTAACACCTCCCCAAGTGAGACTTGTCCCACTACAGAGACTTCTCAAAGCAACAGCAGCTCAAGCTCCCATCTCTCCTCAGAACGTCAACCCACCAGTCAGAGAACTGCCAGGCTTCGGCCCAGAAGCATCGGGAACTGTCTTGATATATTGGAGCACAGAGAAATGTCAGCAAGTTGCTTTAGCATCAATGCTCCAATAGCAGAAATTACTATGAGACCAGACTTGTCCTCCTCTACTGTTAATCTTAGAGGTCCTGGGTTCGTCCGTTTGCATGGAAGTTGCTTGGATGTCAGCACAGGGCCAAGCAATAGCAGACGTTATCACAGCTCTCTAGATCTGTGCAAGCCTGTTGTGCCGTCTCGTCCCTCAATGTCTTCTGTTGCACGTCGCCTGAGTCCTGAGCAAA GCTTGCTGCAGCCTTCGTTGGAGCGTCTTGCCATTGAGGCACTGCAGCTCTGCACCCTTCTCCTTCCTCCGGTTTCTCGCCGCAAACTGCAGCTGCTACTGCGCATGATCTCACGCATGAGCCAGAACGTGGACATGCCTCGGTTACATGACACCATCGGCACACGCACACTG atGGTGCAAACGTTCTCTCGCTGTGTGTTGAGCTGTGAGGAGGAAGTAGATCTGGATGAGCTCTTGGCCACCAGGCTACTGTCCTTTTTAATGGACCATCATCAAGAGGTACTCCAGGTACCCATGTACCTGCGCAATGCTGTTGAACAACATATCGCCTACCTCAGATCACAG AAGAGACTCCCTCTTCAAACCTACGCATTCTGCAAACAGATCAGCACTCAGGAGTTTGAGGAGCAGAAGCTGTCTTTGTCTCAAGCAGCTGTTGCAGAGCTGCTGGAGAGCATCATCAAGGACAAAGGCATGTCAGtcaaggagaagaagaagaagcttaGACTG TTTCAGAAGGAATATCCTGACATCTACTCTCGCCGCTTCCCCACCACAGAGAGCGAGGCACAGCTTTTTGCAGATAAACCAAAGATCAAACCACCAATGTTGATTGGCATGAGGAAGGCTAAAGCATTTAGCATTCGAAACTGA
- the depdc1a gene encoding DEP domain-containing protein 1A isoform X2 has protein sequence MDSHIITPGPYRATKLWNEVTKLFRAGMPVKKHRQHLKAYPNCFTATAAVDWLHDLLRNNCNFGPEVTRQQTVQLLKKFLKNHVIEDVKGRWGVEDLDDNSQLYRFPPTSPLKPIPASSQGTRKKSLSLKDRDSFFKLRGSKKFDKEIQENIAPAVEDSSNGSSSEDAVHCREVTEEEIQDIWKNVTLTHLQKLLGLPSLEDVLNPAEVNSHFIMYNMTKVNKHGVVTLEDKTEDLPHWVLSAMKCLANWPKFDQPSYPGFERDVFKSVSDYFHSLPQPMLTFQYYELFVNVLGLLQPSLERLAIEALQLCTLLLPPVSRRKLQLLLRMISRMSQNVDMPRLHDTIGTRTLMVQTFSRCVLSCEEEVDLDELLATRLLSFLMDHHQEVLQVPMYLRNAVEQHIAYLRSQKRLPLQTYAFCKQISTQEFEEQKLSLSQAAVAELLESIIKDKGMSVKEKKKKLRLFQKEYPDIYSRRFPTTESEAQLFADKPKIKPPMLIGMRKAKAFSIRN, from the exons ATGGACTCGCACATTATCACACCAGGTCCTTACAGAGCCACTAAACtg tggAATGAAGTAACTAAGCTTTTCCGGGCGGGGATGCCTGTGAAGAAGCATCGGCAGCACTTGAAGGCTTATCCGAACTGCTTCACCGCCACCGCAGCTGTAGACTGGTTGCACGACCTCCTCAGAAACAACTGTAACTTTGGACCTGAGGTCACCAGGCAGCAGACTGTCCAGCTTTTAAAGAAGTTCTTAAAAAATCATGTCATTGAGGATGTAAAAGGACGATGGGGTGTGGAGGACTTGGACGACAACAGTCAGCTCTATAG GTTTCCACCAACATCACCGCTGAAGCCGATCCCTGCTAGTTCTCAAGGCACAAGGAAAAAGAGTTTGTCTTTGAAGGACAGAGACAGCTTCTTCAAACTGAGAGGTTCCAAGAAATTTGACAAAGAAATCCAA GAAAATATAGCTCCAGCTGTAGAAGATTCTTCCAACGGCTCATCCTCAGAAGATGCTGTACACTGTAGAGAAGTCACAGAGGAAGAAATTCAGGATATTTGGAAGAATGTAACATTGACACA tttACAGAAGTTGCTGGGTTTGCCATCTCTGGAAGATGTTTTGAATCCAGCAGAAGTAAATTCTCACTTCATTATGTATAACATGACCAAAGTGAACAAGCATGGAGTTGTTACTTTGGAAGATAAGACGG AGGATTTGCCCCACTGGGTTTTGTCAGCTATGAAATGTCTTGCAAACT GGCCAAAGTTTGACCAGCCATCTTACCCAGGCTTTGAGAGGGATGTCTTCAAATCAGTGTCTGACTATTTTCACAGTCTTCCCCAGCCAATGCTGACCTTTCAGTACTATGAATTGTTTGTTAATGTTCTGG GCTTGCTGCAGCCTTCGTTGGAGCGTCTTGCCATTGAGGCACTGCAGCTCTGCACCCTTCTCCTTCCTCCGGTTTCTCGCCGCAAACTGCAGCTGCTACTGCGCATGATCTCACGCATGAGCCAGAACGTGGACATGCCTCGGTTACATGACACCATCGGCACACGCACACTG atGGTGCAAACGTTCTCTCGCTGTGTGTTGAGCTGTGAGGAGGAAGTAGATCTGGATGAGCTCTTGGCCACCAGGCTACTGTCCTTTTTAATGGACCATCATCAAGAGGTACTCCAGGTACCCATGTACCTGCGCAATGCTGTTGAACAACATATCGCCTACCTCAGATCACAG AAGAGACTCCCTCTTCAAACCTACGCATTCTGCAAACAGATCAGCACTCAGGAGTTTGAGGAGCAGAAGCTGTCTTTGTCTCAAGCAGCTGTTGCAGAGCTGCTGGAGAGCATCATCAAGGACAAAGGCATGTCAGtcaaggagaagaagaagaagcttaGACTG TTTCAGAAGGAATATCCTGACATCTACTCTCGCCGCTTCCCCACCACAGAGAGCGAGGCACAGCTTTTTGCAGATAAACCAAAGATCAAACCACCAATGTTGATTGGCATGAGGAAGGCTAAAGCATTTAGCATTCGAAACTGA
- the LOC113530800 gene encoding putative ferric-chelate reductase 1 has protein sequence MKPRVIIFIYFGGPILHFVKCYSNGNFDNDPDICQTMEVRHGNNQPQDTEPPFKVDPDNITVDLLDVGKSFDVTLKADSGETFRGFMLEARKSGNPTPQGIFSLLDPNLSRLQQCDGINGKAVTQTNNQRKAEVKVKWNVSETGVYFFRATFVKSYSTFWLASSTPVTTSTPAPVTTTTVMTSTSAISTSPSPSTSTPTSTSTTLSSDPVTTTTVMISTSTISTSTSTASTSTSTTLSSVTTTAPPQTFLFESSLTLHLLSYLSLAECGLFLMKTHVCAWMKVTSFLSLAFSLAAFILLLIDNKQVEGKILAGVAASLNLCQTILIFFLCGPSHELRKIFCWVLRVVASINFCFTIAAIYVGLVEDCSKNPCFWPAILMGVYLACQLLSCPFFLYGILKQKNRQQTASSKQNCRVSYWCTCLVIFSGMNIAFTIALVLGIFLCHCTTDT, from the exons ATGAAACCCCGAGTTATAATCTTTATTTACTTCGGAGGACCCATATTGCACTTTGTGAAATGTTACAGCAATGGTAATTTTGACAACGATCCAGATATATGTCAAACAATGGAAGTTCGTCACGGCAACAATCAGCCTCAGGACACTGAACCACCTTTTAAAGTTGACCCAGATAATATCACTGTTGATCTTCTAGATGTGGGAAAATCCTTTGATG TAACACTGAAAGCTGACAGCGGTGAAACATTCAGAGGTTTTATGCTGGAAGCACGAAAATCAGGCAACCCAACACCTCAGGGGATTTTTTCTCTGTTGGACCCAAACCTCAGCAGACTTCAGCAATGCGATGGTATAAAT GGTAAAGCTGtcacacaaacaaataaccaaCGAAAGGCTGAAGTAAAGGTCAAATGGAATGTTTCTGAAACTGGAGTATATTTTTTCAG GGCTACATTCGTTAAGAGTTATAGTACATTCTGGCTTGCTTCCTCAACCCCGGTAACAACCTCTACACCAGCCCCTGTAACAACAACCACCGTAATGACATCAACATCAGCGATAtcaacatcaccatcaccatcaacatcaacaccaacatcaacatcaacaacattATCCTCAG ACCCTGTAACAACAACCACCGTAATGATATCAACATCAACGatatcaacatcaacatcaacggcatcaacatcaacatcaacaacattATCCTCAG TCACAACAACTGCTCCACCACAAACCTTTTTG TTTGAGTCATCTCTAACTCTACATTTGCTCAGTTACCTTTCTCTTGCTGAGTGTGGTCTTTTCCTAATGAAAACCCATGTATGTGCATGGATGAAG GTGACATCATTTCTGTCTTTGGCATTTTCATTGGCTGCTTTCATCCTCTTACTGATAGATAACAAACAA GTTGAGGGCAAAATACTGGCAGGAGTGGCAGCAAGCCTGAACTTGTGCCAAACTATTCTAATATTCTTTCTCTGTGGACCGAGCCATGAATT aaggaagattttctgcTGGGTGCTCAGAGTGGTTGCATCCATAAACTTTTGTTTTACAA TTGCTGCAATATATGTTGGTCTTGTGGAGGATTGTTCCAAAAACCCCTGCTTCTGGCCTGCCATACTGATGGGAGTTTATTTAGCATGCCAATTGCTGTcatgtccattttttttatatggcaTACTAAAACAAAAGAACCGACAACAAACTGCATCAAGCAAACAGAATTGCAGG gTTTCTTACTGGTGTACATGCCTGGTAATTTTTAGTGGGATGAATATAGCATTTACTATAGCACTTGTATTAGGAATATTTTTGTGCCATTGTACGACTGATACCTGA